In the Meiothermus sp. Pnk-1 genome, one interval contains:
- a CDS encoding 50S ribosomal protein L23, translating to MKTPYDVILAPVLSEKAYSGFASGRYTFWVHPKSTKTEIKNAVEAAFRVKVVAVNVMNTLGKNKRLGRFSGKRPDRKKAIVTVQAGQKIEALEGLI from the coding sequence ATGAAAACCCCATACGATGTCATCCTTGCGCCCGTGCTTTCGGAAAAGGCCTACTCGGGATTCGCCAGCGGGCGCTACACCTTCTGGGTACACCCTAAATCCACCAAGACCGAGATCAAGAATGCGGTTGAGGCGGCGTTTCGCGTCAAGGTGGTGGCGGTCAACGTGATGAACACCCTGGGCAAAAACAAGCGCCTGGGGCGGTTTAGCGGTAAGCGTCCCGATCGCAAAAAGGCGATTGTGACCGTGCAGGCTGGGCAAAAGATCGAGGCCCTGGAGGGCTTGATCTAA